One window of Sphingobacteriales bacterium genomic DNA carries:
- a CDS encoding class I SAM-dependent methyltransferase, translated as MELLTPEPWADYDLIDTGGFEKLERFGAYIIRRPEPQAIWQKSLSEEDWLEKADARFNRLSEKQRIADGNEQGNWQKKANMPDQWQVSYHYKEMSLKFRLGLTGFKHVGIFPEQAVNWNFIYDTIKQTNEEQPSVLNLFAYTGGASLAACSAGAKVVHIDSVRQVIHWAKQNMELSGLNSIQWVVEDALKFVRRETRRNHRYTGIILDPPAYGRGPDGEKWIIEKDLDELLQLCSRLLLPNGFIIINVYSLGWSALILENLFRLHFSGFLHYIRYGELFLPDSFGNKLPLGSFLYLIKTNTTP; from the coding sequence ATGGAGCTGTTAACCCCCGAACCCTGGGCTGATTATGATTTGATTGACACCGGTGGATTTGAAAAGTTAGAACGATTCGGAGCATATATCATACGCCGTCCTGAACCGCAGGCAATTTGGCAAAAAAGCCTTTCTGAAGAGGACTGGTTAGAAAAAGCAGATGCGAGATTTAACAGGCTTTCCGAAAAACAGAGAATAGCAGATGGGAATGAACAGGGCAACTGGCAAAAAAAAGCCAATATGCCCGACCAATGGCAGGTATCCTATCACTACAAGGAAATGAGTCTCAAGTTTCGGCTCGGATTAACGGGCTTTAAGCATGTCGGGATATTTCCGGAACAGGCTGTTAACTGGAATTTTATTTACGATACTATAAAGCAAACAAATGAAGAGCAACCTTCAGTGTTAAACCTTTTTGCCTATACCGGTGGTGCTTCTTTGGCTGCTTGTTCAGCAGGTGCAAAAGTTGTTCATATCGATTCTGTCCGTCAGGTAATTCATTGGGCTAAACAAAATATGGAATTATCCGGGTTAAATTCGATACAATGGGTTGTAGAGGATGCACTAAAATTTGTCCGGCGCGAAACCCGGCGTAATCACCGTTATACAGGCATCATTTTAGACCCTCCTGCTTATGGAAGAGGGCCAGACGGTGAAAAATGGATTATTGAAAAAGATTTGGATGAATTATTGCAATTGTGCAGTCGCTTGTTGTTGCCTAACGGATTTATTATCATCAATGTCTATTCACTTGGATGGTCTGCTTTAATTCTTGAAAATCTATTCCGCCTTCATTTTTCTGGTTTCCTGCACTATATAAGGTATGGAGAACTGTTTTTACCCGACAGCTTTGGAAACAAACTTCCGCTTGGTTCTTTTTTATACCTCATTAAAACAAATACGACACCCTGA
- the rbfA gene encoding 30S ribosome-binding factor RbfA, which translates to MNTESIKQKQTASLIHHHLADLFIKNSGKYYSNAFVTITNVRITPDLLLARIYLSVYNQPDKAQTVQQIADNYHVLRHDLGGKLRHKLRRIPELAFFLDDTLDEVDKIEDLFNKLKDEGEEPDYKTE; encoded by the coding sequence ATGAATACAGAGAGTATTAAGCAAAAACAAACTGCTTCCCTGATACATCATCATTTGGCTGACCTTTTCATTAAAAATTCAGGGAAATATTATAGCAACGCATTTGTAACCATTACCAATGTCCGGATTACTCCCGACCTTTTATTGGCTCGAATTTATTTAAGCGTCTATAATCAACCCGATAAAGCTCAAACGGTACAGCAAATTGCAGACAACTATCACGTTTTACGCCATGATTTGGGTGGAAAACTTCGCCATAAGTTGAGAAGAATACCCGAACTCGCTTTTTTTCTCGATGATACTTTAGACGAAGTTGACAAAATTGAAGACCTGTTTAATAAATTAAAAGATGAAGGTGAAGAACCGGATTACAAAACAGAATAA
- a CDS encoding EVE domain-containing protein, with amino-acid sequence MQYWLIKSDPETYGWPEFVEKGTDMWEGVRNYAARNNLIAMKTGDLALFYHSNINPAVVGIARVVKEHYPDPSTDDNRWVVVDFTVERPLTYPVSLKTIKSNPIFANIGLVRQSRLSVMPLTETEFKEIVRLSEVQEN; translated from the coding sequence ATGCAGTATTGGTTAATCAAATCAGATCCGGAGACTTACGGATGGCCGGAATTTGTCGAAAAAGGAACGGATATGTGGGAAGGAGTTCGAAACTATGCAGCACGAAATAATTTGATTGCTATGAAAACCGGTGATTTAGCCCTTTTTTACCATAGCAACATAAATCCTGCTGTTGTAGGTATTGCAAGGGTTGTCAAAGAACATTATCCCGATCCGTCAACAGATGATAATCGTTGGGTAGTTGTAGATTTTACCGTTGAACGTCCGTTAACCTATCCCGTTTCGCTTAAAACGATAAAGTCTAATCCTATTTTTGCTAATATTGGCTTGGTCAGGCAAAGCAGATTGTCAGTAATGCCTTTGACGGAAACTGAATTTAAAGAAATAGTCCGCCTCTCTGAAGTTCAGGAAAATTAG
- a CDS encoding rhomboid family intramembrane serine protease, which translates to MDSIIQDIKNQFEHGSMVTRLVLVNIFVYIADNILHLLFFLISLPYVYDSVMKWFMVTASLREIIFKPWSLVTYIFLHDGIWHLAFNMLTFWIFGQILYNYLGNRKILPIFIYGGIVGALICILMFNVLPALQPFLHVPMLGASAGVMAIVLAAATLQPNHQISLILLGPVRIKYIALAFILLDLTTIAKDNPGGHIAHLGGAIFGYYFINQLQRGNDLSIPFNNFVEKVLLFIKGLFNKHSLRVNKNPKYVYPNSAKQQNAAPPNSSKSASDQERLDYILEKIASVGYENLSREEKEFLFKMSKD; encoded by the coding sequence ATGGATTCAATCATTCAGGACATAAAAAATCAGTTTGAGCATGGTAGCATGGTTACTCGCTTAGTGTTAGTAAACATCTTTGTTTACATAGCCGATAATATTCTGCATCTTTTGTTTTTTTTAATCAGTCTTCCTTATGTTTATGATTCTGTCATGAAGTGGTTTATGGTTACTGCTTCGCTCAGGGAAATTATTTTCAAACCATGGTCGTTGGTAACCTATATATTTTTACACGACGGGATATGGCATCTCGCTTTCAATATGTTGACTTTTTGGATTTTCGGACAAATACTGTATAATTACTTAGGCAACCGGAAAATTTTACCAATTTTTATTTATGGCGGAATTGTCGGCGCTTTGATTTGTATTTTGATGTTTAATGTCCTGCCTGCTTTACAACCGTTTCTTCATGTCCCTATGTTGGGTGCTTCTGCCGGAGTTATGGCTATTGTTTTAGCTGCTGCTACCCTTCAACCCAATCATCAGATTTCTTTGATACTTTTAGGACCGGTCAGAATCAAATATATTGCTCTGGCTTTTATTCTGTTAGATTTGACCACAATTGCCAAAGACAATCCCGGGGGGCATATAGCTCACCTTGGTGGGGCTATTTTTGGGTATTATTTCATCAATCAGTTGCAGCGCGGCAACGACTTGTCTATCCCCTTCAATAACTTTGTAGAAAAGGTGCTCTTGTTTATCAAAGGATTGTTTAACAAACATTCGCTCCGCGTCAATAAAAACCCAAAATATGTTTACCCTAATTCAGCTAAACAACAAAATGCTGCTCCTCCAAATTCTTCCAAATCTGCTTCTGATCAGGAACGTTTAGATTATATTCTTGAAAAAATAGCCAGCGTTGGTTATGAAAACCTGAGCAGAGAAGAAAAAGAATTTTTGTTCAAAATGAGTAAAGACTAA
- a CDS encoding enoyl-CoA hydratase/isomerase family protein translates to MYEHILYQESEGVALITLNRPENFNAFVELMNGELTDAVKKAGKNPSVRVIVLTGAGKAFCSGQDLKEIKDKVGDRNLADSVERRYNPMIQAIYQCPKPVICRMNGVAAGAGCSLALACDMIIASEKAWMIEAFIHVGLVLDSGSSYFLPRIVGMKKAFEIAAMGTKISAHEALALGMVNKVVPHEELDIAVDEVSAYFAKAPAKAVAYIKKMLNQSLQSDLSTMLQQEAYYQQLAGFSSDYKEGISAFVEKRPPVFTGN, encoded by the coding sequence ATGTACGAACACATTCTTTACCAGGAATCTGAAGGAGTTGCTTTAATTACGCTCAACAGACCCGAAAATTTCAACGCTTTTGTTGAATTGATGAATGGCGAACTTACTGATGCAGTAAAAAAAGCAGGGAAAAACCCTTCTGTTAGAGTCATTGTCCTGACCGGTGCGGGCAAGGCTTTTTGTTCAGGACAGGATTTAAAGGAAATCAAAGATAAGGTTGGGGATCGCAACCTCGCCGATTCAGTAGAGCGGAGATATAACCCAATGATTCAGGCAATTTACCAATGTCCCAAACCTGTAATCTGCCGGATGAACGGTGTTGCTGCAGGTGCAGGATGCTCTTTAGCCCTTGCTTGCGATATGATTATCGCTTCTGAAAAAGCATGGATGATCGAAGCTTTTATTCATGTGGGTCTCGTGCTGGATAGTGGGTCTTCTTATTTTCTTCCTCGTATTGTCGGAATGAAAAAAGCCTTTGAAATTGCAGCAATGGGAACTAAAATCAGCGCTCATGAAGCATTGGCTTTGGGAATGGTCAACAAAGTCGTTCCTCATGAAGAACTGGATATCGCTGTTGATGAAGTTAGTGCTTATTTTGCCAAAGCTCCTGCAAAGGCTGTGGCTTATATCAAAAAAATGCTCAACCAGTCGCTTCAATCCGACTTATCAACCATGCTTCAACAAGAGGCATATTATCAACAATTGGCCGGTTTCTCTTCCGATTACAAAGAAGGTATTTCTGCTTTTGTCGAAAAACGCCCCCCTGTTTTTACCGGCAACTAA
- a CDS encoding M28 family peptidase encodes MSNNSLLKQLSLLIILTTFMVQGAFAQKTSALPKSHGKKTAPVFAKTITTDDLKKHLTILASDEYAGRGNGQAGVEMAAKYLAEQFAAIGIPPLNGTYFQEFPLQRQAWDSPSVSIHGKVYHFKKDFYCFPRSNKTLIENFSEIVFLGYGIEDTRYNNYLQPDSTEVNVKDKIVVVMHGEPKTSDNKFLLTNSLVASEWTTNWRKKLETATKKGVKALLIVVDDVEKNVEQLKHFINSDSFELKTSGNTQASSNSLYISREMAEALLNMRLNDLENKLQNHPFYLNVSTDLSLSITKKGEELFGKNVLGFIEGTDLKNEVIVLTAHYDHLGIEDGEIYNGADDDGSGTVALIEIAEAFWRAKQAGRGPRRSILIMPVAAEEKGLLGSQFYTDFSPIFPLSNTVANLNIDMIGRIDPEHLTGDYVYIIGSDKLSTELHNINEAANKSYTKLDLDYRYNVPNDPNRFYYRSDHYNFAKNKIPVIFYFNGTHADYHKPSDTLEKINFNALHKRTLLVFYTAWQLANQTPRIVVDVNKP; translated from the coding sequence ATGTCTAACAATAGTCTGCTCAAACAGTTATCTCTCCTGATTATCCTCACAACCTTCATGGTTCAGGGAGCTTTTGCACAAAAAACCTCAGCTCTGCCGAAATCTCATGGCAAAAAAACAGCTCCTGTTTTTGCAAAAACCATCACCACAGACGACCTCAAAAAACATCTGACTATTCTCGCATCTGACGAATATGCAGGTCGTGGCAATGGGCAGGCAGGTGTTGAAATGGCTGCCAAATATTTGGCAGAACAGTTTGCAGCTATCGGAATCCCTCCTTTAAACGGCACTTATTTTCAGGAATTTCCACTTCAGCGTCAGGCTTGGGATAGCCCATCCGTCAGTATTCATGGCAAAGTTTATCATTTTAAGAAAGACTTTTATTGTTTTCCGAGAAGCAATAAAACACTGATTGAAAATTTCTCCGAAATCGTCTTTTTAGGATACGGAATCGAAGATACCCGCTATAATAATTACCTGCAACCTGACAGTACGGAGGTGAACGTGAAAGACAAAATAGTAGTAGTGATGCACGGAGAACCTAAAACTTCTGATAATAAGTTTCTATTAACCAACTCGTTGGTTGCTTCAGAATGGACAACCAACTGGCGTAAAAAACTGGAAACGGCCACTAAAAAAGGAGTCAAAGCTCTGTTAATTGTCGTGGATGATGTGGAGAAAAATGTGGAGCAACTCAAACATTTTATTAACAGCGATTCTTTTGAACTAAAAACTTCCGGCAACACTCAGGCTTCTTCCAATTCCTTGTACATCAGCCGTGAAATGGCAGAAGCTTTGCTAAATATGAGGTTGAATGATTTGGAAAACAAACTCCAAAATCACCCCTTTTACCTGAATGTCTCTACTGACCTCAGCCTGAGTATCACCAAAAAAGGGGAAGAGTTGTTTGGAAAAAATGTTTTGGGCTTTATTGAAGGAACCGACCTCAAAAACGAGGTCATTGTCCTGACAGCGCATTACGATCATTTGGGTATCGAAGACGGTGAAATCTATAACGGAGCTGACGATGACGGGTCGGGTACCGTTGCACTGATTGAAATTGCTGAAGCCTTTTGGAGAGCTAAGCAAGCCGGTAGAGGCCCTCGAAGAAGCATCCTGATTATGCCGGTCGCAGCAGAAGAAAAAGGACTTTTGGGTTCTCAGTTTTATACAGATTTCAGTCCCATTTTCCCTTTGAGTAATACAGTTGCCAACCTCAATATTGACATGATTGGACGTATTGACCCCGAACATCTTACCGGTGATTATGTGTATATCATCGGCTCAGACAAACTAAGTACTGAACTTCACAACATTAACGAAGCTGCCAATAAATCTTATACTAAACTCGATTTGGATTACCGATACAATGTTCCAAATGACCCCAACAGGTTTTATTACCGTTCAGACCATTACAATTTTGCCAAAAACAAAATACCTGTTATTTTTTACTTTAACGGAACTCATGCCGATTACCACAAACCCTCCGACACCCTTGAAAAAATAAATTTCAACGCCCTGCATAAAAGAACTTTACTCGTTTTTTACACCGCATGGCAACTGGCTAACCAAACTCCCCGCATTGTCGTTGATGTCAATAAGCCTTAA
- a CDS encoding sigma-70 family RNA polymerase sigma factor yields the protein MTKHSLPFEWMETNQKIISGFREGRQQVLVNVYKKLLIIVSSYLSANNGTFEDAKELTWSTMEAFRVRCLNPSFSLTNTDTGEEIPFRIYIAGIYKNIWKKTLKQRKKDNFLTSVSDIEAIENLGNHHTFSQKPEEAFEYKELLGLVISKIKMMSPGCRKLFYLHVFNSWSHSKIQNSTKLANSVSATQTKMYICRERLSTHLSELLGNDWDDIKMVKKFLSRKKVKTKNGQIINRKNQELP from the coding sequence ATGACTAAGCACTCTCTTCCTTTTGAATGGATGGAAACCAACCAAAAAATTATCAGTGGATTCAGAGAAGGAAGACAACAGGTTTTAGTTAATGTGTATAAAAAACTGCTGATCATTGTTTCGTCCTATTTGTCGGCCAACAACGGGACGTTTGAAGATGCTAAAGAGTTGACCTGGAGCACCATGGAAGCTTTCAGAGTGAGATGTTTAAATCCTTCGTTCAGTTTGACAAATACAGATACCGGCGAAGAAATTCCTTTTAGAATTTACATCGCAGGGATTTACAAAAATATCTGGAAAAAAACCCTCAAGCAGCGGAAAAAGGATAATTTTTTGACTTCGGTTTCAGATATTGAGGCAATTGAAAACTTAGGCAATCATCATACATTCTCTCAAAAACCGGAAGAAGCTTTTGAATATAAAGAATTGTTAGGGTTGGTCATCAGCAAAATAAAAATGATGTCGCCCGGATGCAGAAAGCTATTTTATTTGCACGTTTTTAATAGTTGGTCTCATTCTAAAATTCAAAATTCCACTAAATTAGCAAATTCTGTGAGTGCGACACAAACAAAAATGTATATATGCAGAGAAAGGTTAAGTACTCATTTATCGGAGTTGCTTGGGAATGACTGGGACGACATAAAAATGGTTAAAAAATTTCTTTCGAGGAAAAAGGTAAAAACAAAAAATGGACAAATCATTAACAGAAAGAATCAGGAGTTACCTTGA
- a CDS encoding aspartate kinase, with the protein MQVFKFGGASVKDAPSVLNVANILNSYTGLPLVVVISAMGKTTNALEDVVNAYTQETGQAKILLDKVRNAHFSTADTLFDGNRNHTVYAEMEFLLKHVEEILDNKPLADYNFIYDQIVSLGELLATKLVSSYLNFAGISNEWLDVRQCIKTDNTWREANIQWEVSNWQVREKVLPLLNDNKMVITQGFIGATIEYFTTTLGREGSDYTAAVFANILDAQSMTVWKDVPGILSADPRLVADAVKIPRLSYYEAVEMTYYGAQVIHPKTIKPLQNKKIPLIVQSFLAPDESGTIIHTEDSVDIASIPPIVVIKKNQMLLNVRSKDFSFIAEENLSNIYDLFAKHRVKANLSQNAAISFSACIDHITYKVEPLLKDLNTNYNERIFTNLELITIRHYTENTIKRFVNGREVLLEQKGKNTVQLVVRE; encoded by the coding sequence ATGCAAGTATTCAAATTTGGAGGAGCTTCGGTCAAAGATGCCCCTTCTGTCCTCAATGTTGCCAATATTTTGAATTCATATACCGGGCTCCCTTTGGTGGTCGTGATTTCTGCCATGGGAAAAACTACCAATGCGTTGGAAGACGTGGTCAATGCCTATACTCAGGAAACAGGACAGGCAAAAATACTTTTGGACAAAGTCAGAAATGCTCATTTCTCTACTGCTGATACCTTGTTTGACGGCAATAGAAATCATACCGTATATGCAGAAATGGAGTTTTTACTGAAACATGTCGAAGAGATTTTGGACAATAAACCTCTGGCAGACTATAATTTTATTTACGATCAAATTGTATCGTTGGGTGAGTTGCTGGCTACAAAACTGGTGAGTAGTTACCTGAATTTTGCAGGTATTTCAAACGAATGGCTCGATGTCAGGCAATGTATCAAAACCGATAATACATGGCGGGAAGCCAATATCCAATGGGAGGTCAGTAACTGGCAGGTCAGAGAAAAAGTATTGCCCTTGCTTAATGACAATAAAATGGTGATCACCCAGGGATTTATCGGTGCAACCATTGAATATTTTACCACAACCCTCGGACGCGAAGGCTCCGACTATACGGCTGCCGTCTTTGCAAATATCCTCGATGCCCAATCTATGACTGTCTGGAAAGACGTACCGGGTATTTTAAGTGCCGACCCCCGTTTGGTTGCCGATGCTGTCAAAATTCCACGACTGTCCTACTACGAAGCCGTAGAAATGACCTATTACGGGGCACAGGTCATCCACCCAAAAACCATAAAACCTCTTCAAAATAAAAAAATACCATTGATCGTCCAGTCTTTTCTTGCACCGGACGAATCCGGAACTATCATCCATACAGAAGATTCCGTGGATATCGCTTCTATTCCGCCTATCGTGGTAATTAAGAAAAATCAAATGCTGCTCAATGTCAGAAGTAAGGATTTTTCCTTCATCGCCGAAGAAAATTTGAGTAATATTTATGATTTATTTGCCAAACATCGCGTAAAAGCTAACCTCAGCCAAAATGCAGCCATTAGTTTCTCGGCTTGCATTGACCATATTACCTATAAAGTCGAGCCTTTGCTCAAAGACCTGAACACAAACTACAACGAACGCATCTTTACCAACCTCGAACTCATCACCATCAGACACTATACCGAAAATACCATCAAACGTTTCGTCAACGGGCGGGAAGTCTTGCTCGAACAAAAAGGCAAGAACACCGTTCAGTTAGTCGTGCGCGAATAA
- a CDS encoding DUF1295 domain-containing protein, with amino-acid sequence MTWSVFSSIQYLWIFIGLIAFLWLLFRQTAPYGRHTKQGFGLMINNRLGWVLMETPVMIWLLLFFLIGKNNEQSPFVVYIFIGLFLLHYLHRSFIFPAFMRTKGKFMPLMIVLLALFFNLVNGFGLGYYFAHFAAYPPDWIASWQFISGIALFLLGMCINIYSDYRLIGLRKPGDVSYHIPHGGLFEYISCPNLLGELIEWGGFALMTCSLPGFTFWWWSIANLVPRALAHHRWYLQHFEHYPKNRKALIPFLL; translated from the coding sequence ATGACTTGGTCCGTATTTTCATCCATCCAGTATCTATGGATTTTTATAGGCCTGATTGCCTTTTTATGGCTATTGTTCCGTCAGACCGCCCCTTACGGAAGGCATACAAAACAAGGTTTCGGGCTGATGATTAACAACCGGTTGGGATGGGTTTTGATGGAAACTCCGGTCATGATCTGGCTCTTGCTTTTCTTTTTAATCGGGAAAAACAATGAGCAATCTCCTTTTGTGGTCTATATATTCATAGGTTTATTTTTGTTGCATTACCTCCACCGCAGTTTCATATTCCCGGCTTTTATGCGAACAAAAGGCAAATTTATGCCCCTCATGATTGTTTTGCTCGCTCTGTTTTTCAATCTGGTAAACGGCTTCGGTTTAGGTTATTATTTTGCACATTTCGCTGCCTACCCCCCCGATTGGATTGCTTCCTGGCAGTTTATATCCGGTATTGCACTCTTCCTTTTGGGAATGTGCATCAATATCTACAGCGATTACCGCCTCATTGGGTTGAGAAAACCCGGCGATGTTTCCTACCATATCCCACATGGCGGCCTTTTTGAGTATATAAGTTGCCCCAACCTGCTTGGAGAATTGATCGAATGGGGAGGGTTTGCCCTGATGACCTGCTCCTTGCCCGGTTTTACCTTCTGGTGGTGGAGCATCGCCAATTTGGTGCCCCGTGCTTTAGCTCACCACCGTTGGTATTTACAACATTTTGAACATTATCCTAAAAACAGAAAAGCATTAATCCCTTTTTTGCTCTAA
- a CDS encoding T9SS type A sorting domain-containing protein, whose translation MKQLLTPLLFLFATFSVYSQQTIDLTMEHDGITRAYRLYVPAAYNGSTPVPLLFNLHGYGSNNLQQTIYGDFRSIADTANFIICLPNGTPDAGGSLRWNSGFATGVDDVGFISNLIDTISANYSINPAMIYSTGMSNGGYMSHTLACELSDRIAAIASVTGSMTILQQLNCSPERPVPVMQIHGTNDPTVPYEGGSGSMGIEDLVDFWVAHNTCSTTPVITPVPDINTTDGSTAERFDYLSCEDQTSVAFYKVTGGGHTWPGSIILLAGTNKDFSASKVIWEFFRQFQHPGFSTPVSINEPPLQTKIEVYPNPSSDFVQVSGVPQATKLLLTDIKGQCLQTIDLTHPSSTVSIAHLPAGIYLFRFSNPNGVQTLKVVKW comes from the coding sequence ATGAAACAGCTTCTTACCCCGCTACTGTTTTTGTTTGCAACATTTTCGGTTTATTCCCAGCAAACCATTGATTTGACCATGGAGCACGATGGAATTACCCGCGCATATCGCCTCTATGTTCCCGCTGCTTATAACGGCTCTACTCCTGTACCACTGTTATTCAACCTGCACGGATATGGGTCGAACAATTTGCAGCAAACTATCTATGGCGATTTCAGAAGCATTGCCGATACTGCCAATTTTATTATCTGTTTACCAAACGGAACCCCCGATGCCGGTGGCAGTTTGAGATGGAATTCAGGCTTTGCCACCGGTGTTGACGATGTTGGATTTATTTCAAACCTCATTGATACTATTTCTGCTAATTATTCCATTAATCCTGCCATGATTTACAGTACCGGCATGTCAAACGGAGGCTATATGTCCCATACTTTAGCCTGTGAACTCTCAGACAGAATTGCCGCAATCGCCTCGGTTACCGGCTCGATGACCATACTCCAGCAACTCAACTGCTCCCCCGAACGTCCTGTTCCGGTCATGCAAATTCACGGTACCAATGACCCCACAGTTCCATACGAAGGCGGCAGTGGATCAATGGGAATCGAAGATTTGGTTGATTTTTGGGTAGCTCACAACACCTGTTCAACCACTCCGGTCATCACCCCCGTACCCGACATCAACACCACAGACGGTTCCACCGCTGAAAGATTTGATTACCTCAGTTGTGAAGACCAAACTTCGGTTGCCTTTTACAAAGTAACAGGCGGCGGACATACCTGGCCGGGGTCCATCATTCTTCTCGCCGGCACGAACAAAGATTTCAGTGCAAGTAAAGTGATTTGGGAGTTTTTCAGACAATTTCAACATCCCGGGTTCTCAACTCCTGTTAGCATAAATGAACCACCGCTTCAAACAAAAATTGAGGTCTATCCCAATCCATCTTCAGATTTTGTACAGGTATCCGGTGTTCCTCAGGCTACAAAACTCCTGCTGACCGACATCAAAGGGCAATGCCTACAGACAATAGATTTAACCCATCCCTCATCAACAGTTTCAATAGCACATTTGCCTGCCGGCATTTATCTGTTCCGGTTTTCAAACCCAAATGGCGTTCAAACTTTAAAAGTAGTAAAATGGTAG
- a CDS encoding homoserine kinase: MVTAFAPATVANLNCGFDVLGLAIETPGDEVSVWWNDVGEVRIVKIEGDDGKLSYLPEENTATGGILTMFEMVGKGSRGIDVAIKKKMPFGSGLGSSAASAVAGVMAVNKLMGSPFTKTELVEFALDGEVIASGSRHADNVAPSMMGGIVLIKSYHPLEIVQLPVPEGLWVTVIHPQIEILTKEARNILPKEIGLKEAIIQTGNIAGFVSALYTGDFELMGKSMTDRFAEPYRAALIPQFDLMRTKAMLHGAISFGISGSGPSVFAFSKGEETALKVATAVKSLLNNLKIETNSYTSAINQSGAKAWHDLG; this comes from the coding sequence ATGGTAACAGCATTTGCACCTGCGACAGTGGCGAATTTGAATTGTGGGTTTGATGTGTTGGGTCTGGCAATTGAAACTCCGGGCGATGAGGTTTCGGTATGGTGGAATGATGTTGGAGAAGTTCGCATTGTAAAGATAGAGGGGGATGATGGCAAGTTGTCCTATTTGCCGGAAGAGAATACTGCAACCGGTGGGATTTTAACGATGTTTGAAATGGTGGGTAAAGGGTCAAGGGGAATAGACGTGGCGATCAAGAAGAAGATGCCATTTGGCAGCGGATTAGGGTCGAGTGCTGCAAGTGCAGTAGCAGGGGTTATGGCGGTGAATAAGTTGATGGGCAGCCCTTTTACAAAAACGGAGCTGGTCGAGTTTGCGCTTGACGGGGAGGTCATTGCGAGTGGTTCGCGCCATGCGGATAATGTTGCACCTTCGATGATGGGCGGTATTGTTTTGATAAAAAGTTATCATCCGCTTGAGATTGTTCAGCTACCTGTGCCGGAGGGGTTGTGGGTTACGGTAATTCATCCGCAAATTGAGATTTTGACGAAAGAGGCGCGGAATATTTTACCCAAAGAAATCGGGCTAAAAGAGGCTATCATTCAAACCGGAAATATTGCAGGTTTTGTATCTGCGCTTTATACGGGTGATTTCGAGTTGATGGGAAAATCTATGACGGATCGGTTTGCAGAACCCTATCGGGCGGCACTAATTCCGCAATTTGATTTGATGAGAACAAAAGCTATGCTGCACGGGGCAATTTCTTTTGGGATTTCGGGGTCGGGACCTTCGGTTTTTGCGTTTTCGAAAGGGGAAGAGACTGCGTTAAAAGTGGCAACAGCGGTTAAAAGTTTGTTGAACAACTTAAAAATAGAAACAAATAGCTATACCTCTGCGATTAACCAAAGCGGTGCAAAAGCATGGCATGATTTAGGGTAG